The Methanooceanicella nereidis genome window below encodes:
- a CDS encoding YkgJ family cysteine cluster protein produces MPGDNDVSIIDGVKFECKCCGTCCLRYPYYAVSLIDIQNISSWLGMSPADFFDRYCDVVETAGSFRYSVILADDGCPFLKENLCSIHFVKPIGCWVFPESSLLSLTKLKVSVSGIKSCGLADLPDGDQMLRTDMELLAARDVHFEATKEYFKDHDAFEERSWREATEKLRNKLADAREIEKRAELIRKKAALAIDGSKPKKE; encoded by the coding sequence ATGCCTGGCGATAATGACGTATCGATCATAGACGGAGTGAAGTTCGAGTGTAAATGCTGCGGTACTTGCTGTCTCAGGTACCCTTACTATGCGGTATCTCTTATCGATATCCAGAACATAAGCTCGTGGCTTGGCATGAGCCCGGCGGATTTTTTTGATCGTTATTGCGACGTCGTCGAAACCGCGGGGAGTTTCAGGTACTCTGTAATACTCGCCGATGACGGCTGTCCTTTCCTGAAAGAAAACCTGTGCAGCATCCATTTCGTAAAGCCGATCGGCTGCTGGGTATTTCCGGAATCCTCCCTGCTTTCGCTGACAAAGCTTAAGGTCAGCGTCAGCGGGATAAAGAGTTGCGGGCTGGCAGACCTTCCCGACGGCGATCAGATGCTCCGGACCGATATGGAGCTTCTTGCGGCCAGAGACGTGCATTTTGAGGCTACTAAAGAATATTTTAAGGATCACGATGCTTTCGAGGAACGTTCATGGCGCGAGGCAACGGAAAAACTAAGGAATAAGCTGGCCGATGCAAGAGAGATCGAGAAGCGTGCGGAGCTGATCCGGAAAAAGGCCGCTCTCGCCATAGACGGCTCAAAGCCTAAAAAAGAATGA
- a CDS encoding S1C family serine protease, producing the protein MLPVFEEEIISTIEKVSPSVVNVNTVKLVHDYYMNVVPLRGMGSGTIIDGKNGYILTNNHIIAAADQIEVTTFDGRRFHGKLLGADPTSDIAVVKVPQDGLQQVKFCEKPVRIGQIAIAIGNPFGFVLRGPTVTVGVVSALNRTVQAEQGIFENLIQTDAHINPGNSGGPLVDLKGEVIGINSATIPYAQGIGFSIPISVAGKVANEIIKYGRVVRPWIGILGIGVNDQIANYYNLPSDKGVLITRVYMNSPAQEAGLSPGDMIITAENKEMADMEELQKEVRSKNVGDRLSLIVQRGARKDEVDLRLTEIPSR; encoded by the coding sequence ATGCTGCCCGTATTTGAAGAAGAGATCATATCCACTATAGAGAAAGTAAGCCCGTCGGTCGTTAACGTAAACACGGTAAAGCTCGTCCACGACTATTATATGAACGTAGTACCGCTAAGGGGAATGGGCTCGGGCACGATAATCGACGGCAAGAACGGATACATACTTACAAATAACCATATCATCGCTGCCGCGGACCAGATAGAAGTGACGACGTTTGACGGGAGAAGGTTCCATGGAAAACTTCTTGGAGCGGACCCGACATCCGACATCGCGGTAGTAAAAGTCCCGCAGGATGGGCTTCAGCAGGTAAAGTTTTGCGAAAAGCCGGTCAGGATCGGGCAGATCGCAATAGCCATAGGAAACCCGTTCGGATTTGTCCTGAGGGGGCCGACAGTGACCGTGGGCGTCGTCAGCGCCCTTAACAGGACCGTTCAGGCAGAGCAGGGAATATTTGAAAATCTCATACAGACAGACGCGCATATCAATCCCGGCAACAGCGGAGGTCCCCTGGTCGACCTCAAAGGAGAGGTCATAGGCATTAACTCGGCGACGATACCGTATGCACAGGGGATCGGATTTTCTATCCCGATAAGTGTCGCAGGCAAGGTGGCGAATGAAATAATAAAGTACGGGCGCGTCGTAAGGCCCTGGATCGGCATACTTGGCATAGGCGTGAACGACCAGATCGCAAATTACTATAACCTTCCCTCGGACAAGGGCGTTTTAATAACAAGAGTATACATGAACAGCCCCGCTCAGGAAGCAGGCCTTTCACCGGGAGACATGATAATCACGGCTGAAAATAAGGAAATGGCCGACATGGAAGAATTGCAAAAGGAAGTGCGGTCAAAGAACGTAGGCGACAGATTATCCCTGATAGTGCAGAGAGGAGCGCGAAAAGACGAGGTCGACCTGAGGCTGACAGAGATACCGTCAAGATAA
- a CDS encoding GNAT family N-acetyltransferase, producing the protein MPYKNPSSTGSTPEIEDFRKIVNVLSVKNDIKAPKLIITKNVVPDIYVEGFNKDRMVMVATTGVFDKLKNDEILFEINNEISSIARSDCIDRKKRSIFDLLVQIRDNIVLSSLLFKKDSGEISFISNNDICIRKANYGDILDIYRMTKKYIYFQIFPLHYLLKLFNNRMSDFFIAEEKGEFIGFLIGLVKFGIHGPYGYINLLITDENHRRKGIARYLLISTMEGFKTYGCKECYLEVKSDNIGAISLYKKLGFETKEVLPKYYSDGGDANLMIKNL; encoded by the coding sequence ATGCCTTATAAAAATCCGTCATCTACGGGCTCAACTCCGGAGATCGAAGATTTCCGCAAGATAGTGAATGTATTGAGCGTTAAAAATGACATTAAGGCGCCAAAACTGATCATTACCAAAAATGTTGTGCCCGATATTTACGTTGAGGGGTTTAACAAAGACAGGATGGTCATGGTCGCTACAACCGGAGTTTTTGACAAATTAAAAAATGATGAGATACTTTTCGAGATCAATAATGAGATATCAAGTATCGCCAGATCAGATTGTATTGATCGGAAAAAGAGATCTATTTTTGATCTGCTGGTCCAGATCAGGGATAATATCGTGCTGTCCTCTCTATTATTTAAAAAAGACTCTGGTGAAATATCTTTTATATCTAATAACGATATATGCATAAGAAAAGCAAATTATGGCGATATACTGGACATCTACCGGATGACAAAAAAATACATATATTTTCAAATTTTCCCTCTACACTATTTATTAAAACTATTCAACAACAGGATGTCTGATTTTTTTATCGCTGAAGAAAAAGGAGAATTCATAGGATTCCTTATCGGGTTAGTAAAGTTCGGCATCCACGGGCCCTATGGGTATATTAACCTGCTGATCACGGATGAAAACCATCGGCGAAAAGGGATTGCCAGGTATTTACTGATATCGACCATGGAGGGATTTAAAACCTATGGTTGCAAGGAATGTTATTTAGAAGTGAAATCCGACAATATAGGAGCAATATCGTTATATAAAAAGCTGGGTTTCGAGACAAAGGAAGTTCTTCCGAAGTATTATTCAGATGGCGGCGACGCTAATCTTATGATAAAGAATTTATGA
- a CDS encoding GTPBP1 family GTP-binding protein has product MNELELEALVSAGERNNIEFKEFLSEKTHLNSRRMENLACQMKHRLLAGNGTAVYVIGVTDSGDMKGISRGEFEETVFILNNIAMEIDSKVTGVDEYPANGGLIGIVSVTSDTRSGEHILIGTAGHVDHGKSTLVGALVTGNKDDGAGKTRIYLDVLPHEIARGLSADLSYAVYGIKGNDIIHIKNPLNKRESASVVAESDKIISFVDTVGHEPWLRTTIRGIVGQKLDYGLVAVAADDGVTHITREHLGILIAMELPVIIALTKIDLATQEQIKRTEASIHNSLKLVGKLPYRLKSADDVDTIIKKIPDGIVVPILHTSSVTREGYDILEKLIFSLPKRNTHCKEPFEMYIDRIYQVESVGVVVSGTIKQGAVESNEQLFLGPMTDGSFVRVRVQSIEMHHYRVNNAKAGDIVGVAIKGVKASDVQRGMILSKKEPEAIREFDAEIMILNHPTRIGLGYEPVVHLETISEAIEVVGLESEYMMAGQSGKARLRFKFRPYVVEPGQKFIFREGKSKGVGRVLSLVTDKVH; this is encoded by the coding sequence ATGAACGAACTCGAACTCGAAGCCCTGGTATCGGCTGGAGAGAGGAATAATATTGAGTTCAAGGAATTTCTCAGCGAGAAGACGCATTTGAACTCAAGGAGGATGGAAAACCTCGCGTGCCAGATGAAACACCGGCTTCTTGCGGGTAACGGGACTGCAGTGTACGTTATCGGGGTCACGGATTCAGGTGACATGAAGGGCATCAGCAGGGGCGAGTTCGAAGAGACCGTGTTCATATTGAACAATATCGCAATGGAGATAGATTCGAAGGTGACAGGCGTAGATGAATACCCGGCCAATGGTGGGCTTATCGGGATCGTATCGGTAACTAGCGATACGAGGTCCGGAGAACATATTTTGATCGGGACGGCGGGGCATGTCGATCACGGTAAAAGCACTCTGGTCGGTGCGCTGGTTACGGGAAATAAGGATGACGGCGCGGGCAAGACCCGGATATATCTCGACGTTTTGCCTCATGAGATAGCACGCGGTCTTTCCGCAGACCTCTCTTATGCCGTATACGGTATCAAGGGCAACGATATCATCCACATAAAAAACCCTCTCAACAAGCGTGAGAGCGCCAGCGTCGTGGCAGAATCAGATAAGATCATCTCTTTTGTGGATACGGTGGGGCACGAGCCATGGCTGCGTACCACGATAAGGGGTATAGTGGGGCAGAAACTGGACTACGGTCTCGTGGCCGTTGCTGCGGATGACGGTGTTACACATATAACGCGCGAACATCTCGGGATACTGATCGCCATGGAGTTGCCTGTGATCATCGCGTTGACCAAGATAGACCTGGCGACCCAGGAGCAAATAAAGCGGACAGAGGCCTCTATACATAATTCGCTAAAGCTGGTCGGAAAACTGCCGTACCGGCTAAAGTCCGCAGATGACGTGGACACGATAATTAAAAAGATCCCTGACGGGATCGTCGTACCTATCCTGCACACATCCTCTGTCACAAGGGAGGGATACGACATCCTTGAAAAGCTTATCTTCAGCCTTCCCAAGCGTAATACTCATTGTAAAGAACCATTTGAGATGTACATAGACCGCATCTACCAGGTCGAGAGCGTCGGTGTTGTCGTTAGCGGTACGATCAAGCAGGGCGCTGTGGAATCTAACGAGCAGCTATTCCTCGGCCCGATGACTGACGGCTCGTTCGTCAGGGTAAGGGTACAATCCATCGAGATGCATCATTACCGCGTCAACAATGCGAAGGCCGGGGACATCGTCGGCGTAGCCATAAAAGGCGTTAAAGCTTCGGATGTCCAGAGAGGCATGATCCTGTCTAAAAAGGAGCCTGAAGCGATTAGGGAATTCGACGCCGAGATAATGATACTGAACCATCCCACCCGTATAGGGCTGGGATATGAGCCCGTCGTCCACCTTGAGACGATCTCAGAGGCAATTGAGGTCGTGGGCCTTGAATCGGAGTATATGATGGCCGGCCAGAGCGGTAAGGCGCGGCTCAGGTTCAAGTTCAGGCCATATGTGGTAGAGCCCGGACAAAAGTTCATTTTCCGCGAAGGAAAAAGCAAAGGTGTCGGAAGGGTACTGTCCCTGGTGACCGATAAGGTACACTGA
- a CDS encoding DNA polymerase domain-containing protein, with protein MLISGTLVDLWYRPSSDDKSGAYMLWIRSGDGVRCVEDREFRPSFSVITEKNAALVEQAVAQHENICRTEIRPMYASIYSEVKTPVIRAFMIDERRADETMREIMMRTPSRISFAEANIRADLQWHYLRDIPPHSGVNVNVTDGIITSIERDGSVREPLKIMAVSPVFTPGPSRRRRLVSVSIYGDGIERYIERDEPCMLREFQEAVDEADPDLLAFFDADNEKLPMLGLRARANNMRLMLGRLGSGTILHEGTYTKSEVKHWRARQVRAPGRVIMDLWKDARTDADLKRTDLSLDAVYEAEFGDNVPCAEAEKIYRLAKERLPMFLSWCERCMMPLDSVCREKHGMMNASMVNYALIGSTIIPDEAEYPEGFKTPLVEDLKENGGLVITPEAGIHEDVAIVDFSSLFPRIFVKHNISPETINCRHEECMEHGEKVPFLGFHICKKRHGIYPQVFGKVLEERDRVKEKMRTIDSDSEEYRILDVLYKSLKMQLVSPYGYMQFHLNNFRTVDGNRAVPAFGRWYLLRARDMAEEAGFNVVYADTDSLFIQRRGSCKEEYRAFCDMVSEEFGMELKLEHICRWVLFLPERPGGKKGLKKKYFASVDGEVLVRGLEVRRQDRSRITKEVQEKVLEMLASARDEKEFRDVIPAAASYVRGQVSRIIDGRVTADDLVIIKKLSRRPEEYNAATHHCVAAETLADNGMDVRVGGKIEYIITGKNQAVPRSLVKKLPDYDVGSYVENTVRPVYALLREFGVKYEDLLPGPRQMKLECCFHICSQV; from the coding sequence ATGCTCATTTCGGGAACGCTGGTCGATCTATGGTACAGGCCGTCATCGGACGATAAGTCAGGAGCGTATATGCTCTGGATCAGGTCCGGGGACGGCGTCAGATGCGTCGAGGACAGAGAGTTCAGGCCGTCCTTCTCGGTGATCACTGAAAAGAATGCCGCCCTGGTAGAGCAGGCGGTGGCCCAGCATGAGAATATCTGCAGGACAGAGATCAGGCCCATGTACGCGTCAATATACTCTGAGGTAAAGACGCCGGTGATAAGGGCGTTCATGATCGATGAGCGCAGGGCGGATGAGACGATGAGGGAGATCATGATGCGTACGCCGTCGAGGATAAGCTTCGCGGAGGCGAATATCAGGGCAGACCTCCAGTGGCATTACCTGAGAGACATACCACCGCATTCAGGCGTAAATGTCAATGTGACTGACGGCATCATTACATCCATAGAACGGGATGGGTCTGTTCGCGAACCGTTAAAGATAATGGCGGTGAGCCCTGTATTCACGCCCGGACCCTCACGAAGGCGCAGGCTGGTATCCGTGTCGATATACGGCGACGGCATCGAAAGATACATAGAAAGAGATGAGCCCTGCATGCTTCGGGAATTCCAGGAAGCTGTCGATGAAGCTGATCCGGACCTGCTGGCGTTCTTTGACGCCGACAACGAAAAGCTGCCGATGTTAGGGCTGCGCGCCAGGGCCAACAATATGAGGCTCATGCTCGGGCGGCTGGGCTCGGGCACGATCCTGCATGAGGGGACATATACCAAAAGCGAGGTAAAGCACTGGCGGGCGAGACAGGTCAGGGCGCCGGGGCGGGTGATCATGGACCTGTGGAAAGACGCCCGTACCGATGCAGATCTCAAAAGGACGGACCTGAGCCTGGACGCCGTATACGAGGCGGAGTTTGGCGATAATGTCCCGTGCGCGGAAGCCGAGAAGATATATCGCCTCGCAAAAGAGAGGCTTCCGATGTTCCTGTCATGGTGTGAAAGATGCATGATGCCTCTTGACAGCGTCTGCCGGGAGAAACACGGCATGATGAACGCTTCAATGGTCAACTATGCGCTCATAGGCTCTACGATCATACCGGATGAGGCGGAATATCCTGAAGGCTTCAAAACGCCACTGGTCGAGGACCTGAAAGAGAACGGAGGGCTCGTGATCACACCCGAGGCGGGCATACACGAGGATGTGGCGATCGTGGATTTTTCATCGCTTTTCCCCCGGATATTTGTCAAGCATAATATCAGCCCTGAGACCATCAACTGCAGGCATGAGGAATGCATGGAGCATGGCGAGAAAGTGCCGTTCCTGGGTTTCCACATATGCAAAAAGCGCCATGGCATATATCCGCAGGTATTTGGCAAAGTGCTCGAAGAGCGCGACAGGGTAAAAGAGAAGATGAGGACGATTGACAGCGATAGCGAGGAATACAGGATACTGGATGTGCTCTACAAGTCCCTTAAGATGCAGCTGGTAAGCCCTTACGGGTATATGCAGTTCCACCTGAACAATTTCAGGACCGTGGATGGGAACCGGGCAGTGCCCGCGTTCGGCAGGTGGTACCTTTTAAGGGCGAGGGATATGGCGGAAGAGGCGGGCTTTAATGTCGTATACGCCGACACGGACTCGTTATTCATACAGCGACGCGGGTCATGCAAGGAGGAATACCGGGCATTCTGCGACATGGTGAGCGAAGAGTTCGGCATGGAGCTCAAGCTGGAGCATATATGCAGATGGGTGCTTTTCCTTCCGGAAAGGCCCGGCGGTAAAAAAGGGCTGAAAAAGAAATATTTTGCCAGCGTTGACGGTGAGGTGCTTGTCAGGGGACTCGAAGTGAGACGGCAGGACCGTTCGCGGATCACTAAGGAAGTCCAGGAAAAGGTGCTTGAAATGCTCGCTTCGGCGCGCGATGAAAAGGAGTTCAGGGATGTCATCCCGGCGGCAGCGTCTTATGTACGCGGCCAGGTATCGCGCATAATTGACGGAAGGGTGACAGCCGATGACCTGGTAATAATCAAAAAACTTTCCCGCCGGCCCGAAGAGTATAATGCCGCAACCCACCATTGCGTGGCGGCCGAGACGCTTGCGGACAATGGCATGGACGTGCGCGTCGGGGGTAAAATAGAATATATAATAACGGGAAAGAACCAGGCGGTACCGCGCAGTCTCGTCAAAAAGCTTCCCGATTATGATGTCGGGTCATATGTGGAAAATACCGTTCGTCCCGTATACGCACTTCTTCGAGAGTTCGGCGTCAAATATGAGGACCTGCTGCCGGGACCGAGGCAGATGAAGCTAGAGTGTTGCTTTCACATATGCTCTCAAGTATGA
- a CDS encoding PAS domain-containing protein, with translation MEDLDTILKYHSGPMLIFDKGLKILHINREFLELLDITEDEFIDRIAEGSSIPLLGNPFIMSFLKDSLSGKEITHELSFRKDQKEHRYNAILIPVSFYDGDRGVSLILESICESNTLASSASVPAAGPHI, from the coding sequence GTGGAAGATCTGGATACAATCTTAAAATACCATTCCGGGCCTATGCTTATCTTCGATAAGGGATTAAAGATACTGCATATTAACCGCGAATTTCTCGAGCTTTTAGACATCACCGAAGACGAATTCATTGACCGCATAGCGGAAGGGTCATCGATCCCGCTTCTGGGAAATCCCTTCATAATGTCCTTTCTCAAGGACTCTCTTTCGGGTAAGGAGATCACACACGAGCTATCTTTTAGGAAAGATCAAAAAGAGCATCGATATAATGCCATATTAATACCTGTATCCTTCTATGACGGAGACCGCGGCGTAAGCCTCATACTTGAGAGCATATGTGAAAGCAACACTCTAGCTTCATCTGCCTCGGTCCCGGCAGCAGGTCCTCATATTTGA
- a CDS encoding DUF169 domain-containing protein yields the protein MKYEYPWMSEVLRSRFALKKPPVAISLLPDLEVRIPVLKEPMRFCEMWVKAMEGEIVCATEKENTCGGGTFYMGLAKPSPDQRNGTFLSRTINLYRTPRAAVRTDEDTAKIPRGVAVATICAPLDKAGWDVDVVLIVCDPAQAMKIMEAVTYDTGGYVSGRTGPATCSVAVAQPYLSGDVTYCVADVGARDFMKLEDNEMIVSIPGEKLPGIVNNILEREGAFKI from the coding sequence ATGAAATACGAATATCCCTGGATGTCTGAAGTATTAAGGAGCAGGTTCGCATTAAAGAAGCCCCCTGTAGCCATATCGCTATTGCCGGACCTGGAGGTCAGGATACCAGTGCTAAAAGAGCCTATGAGATTTTGTGAAATGTGGGTCAAGGCAATGGAAGGGGAGATAGTCTGTGCCACGGAAAAGGAAAACACCTGCGGAGGCGGAACATTTTATATGGGACTTGCAAAGCCCTCGCCCGATCAGAGGAACGGTACATTTCTCTCCAGAACAATAAACCTCTACAGGACACCAAGGGCGGCGGTCCGGACTGATGAGGATACCGCAAAGATCCCCCGGGGCGTCGCTGTCGCCACGATATGCGCGCCGCTGGATAAGGCAGGCTGGGATGTAGACGTCGTGCTCATAGTTTGTGACCCGGCACAGGCGATGAAGATCATGGAAGCGGTGACGTATGACACGGGCGGATATGTATCGGGCAGGACAGGGCCGGCCACATGCTCGGTCGCGGTAGCCCAGCCATATCTCTCGGGCGATGTCACGTACTGTGTGGCGGACGTAGGGGCGAGAGATTTTATGAAGCTGGAAGACAATGAGATGATAGTCAGCATACCGGGCGAAAAGCTGCCCGGCATCGTGAATAACATCCTCGAAAGAGAAGGTGCGTTCAAGATCTGA
- a CDS encoding MBL fold metallo-hydrolase, translated as MSAKIKITCLIDNTVSFGSGYWGEHGLSFYIESNGVRVLLDTGQTEEVLSHNLKVAGIDLDGLDAIVLSHGHYDHTGGLREAAGRAGKVRIVVHPAAFESKYARKEGKFKEIGIPFGQSELKEHCELVQASDSIELGGGVFTTGEVKRVTSYELPHPDLMVDQNGSLIADPVRDDQSIVIDAGDDLILLCGCCHAGIVNTIEHVKNKFGKYPVLVAGGLHMANVSEERMERSIAALKQAGIKKIIPGHCSGREVLLRASEAGIDAEPLSAGMKLEF; from the coding sequence ATGTCTGCAAAAATCAAGATAACATGCCTGATAGATAACACAGTATCGTTCGGCAGCGGCTACTGGGGCGAGCACGGCCTGTCATTCTATATCGAGTCGAACGGAGTAAGAGTATTATTAGATACGGGACAGACAGAGGAAGTCTTATCGCATAACCTTAAAGTCGCAGGCATAGATCTTGATGGATTGGACGCGATCGTATTAAGCCATGGCCATTATGACCATACCGGAGGCCTTCGCGAGGCCGCCGGCAGAGCAGGAAAGGTCAGGATCGTCGTACATCCGGCTGCTTTTGAGAGTAAATACGCGCGGAAGGAAGGAAAGTTCAAGGAAATAGGCATCCCATTCGGCCAGAGCGAGCTAAAGGAGCATTGTGAGCTGGTGCAGGCATCCGATAGCATAGAGCTTGGCGGAGGCGTATTTACCACAGGGGAAGTAAAAAGGGTCACATCATATGAATTGCCGCATCCAGATCTTATGGTAGATCAAAATGGTTCGCTGATAGCCGATCCGGTAAGGGACGACCAGTCGATCGTCATTGATGCCGGAGATGACCTGATCCTGTTATGCGGATGCTGTCATGCGGGCATCGTTAACACGATCGAGCATGTAAAAAATAAATTCGGGAAGTATCCGGTCCTTGTAGCAGGCGGGCTTCACATGGCCAATGTAAGTGAGGAAAGAATGGAAAGATCGATCGCTGCGTTAAAGCAGGCAGGAATAAAAAAGATAATACCGGGACATTGCAGCGGCCGTGAAGTTTTATTAAGGGCTTCTGAAGCAGGAATAGACGCCGAGCCGCTGTCAGCCGGAATGAAGCTTGAATTTTAA
- a CDS encoding DUF2284 domain-containing protein, giving the protein MVKPINKLEEELREMALDSGATAFVPLEPWKIVTAHWVRLKCQFGCKNYGTRLSCPPYSPSPEETRKVLDEYSKAYIVRYDGFLDFDTYPPKDIDRAMTELSLHVCDTIFRMERHAFLSGYYKAFSYGAHRCRRCDVCVINEGSRTCRFPKETRPSLESAGIDVFKTAENAGLMTKVVEDKNIDQKEKLPTFTLLLVE; this is encoded by the coding sequence ATGGTCAAGCCGATAAATAAACTTGAGGAGGAATTAAGGGAGATGGCTCTCGATAGTGGCGCTACCGCTTTTGTGCCGCTGGAGCCATGGAAGATAGTCACAGCGCACTGGGTAAGGCTGAAGTGCCAGTTCGGCTGTAAAAACTACGGGACAAGGCTTTCATGCCCGCCATATAGCCCATCTCCGGAAGAGACGAGAAAAGTCCTTGACGAATATAGTAAAGCCTATATCGTACGGTATGACGGGTTTTTAGATTTTGATACGTATCCTCCGAAAGATATTGACCGGGCAATGACCGAATTAAGCCTTCATGTTTGCGATACCATATTCAGGATGGAGCGACACGCTTTCCTTTCAGGGTATTATAAGGCTTTTTCCTATGGTGCCCACAGGTGCAGGAGATGTGACGTTTGCGTGATCAACGAAGGCTCAAGGACCTGCAGGTTCCCTAAAGAGACGAGACCGTCACTGGAGTCCGCAGGCATTGACGTATTCAAGACCGCGGAGAATGCGGGGCTGATGACTAAAGTGGTCGAGGATAAGAACATCGATCAAAAAGAAAAGCTGCCGACGTTCACGTTGCTATTGGTCGAATGA
- a CDS encoding VOC family protein, with protein MTSTGGKIKTSGLSHIAIRVNDLDRSIKFYTELFNIGLTRKGEDMAFLNTPGTPDSFAFFRSDQKISHACDLHHFGFFVSEEDFKKALDYIDKNSINILEGPGAWSDGTKYVYIEDPDGYRVQISTG; from the coding sequence TTGACATCAACCGGGGGCAAGATCAAGACCAGCGGCCTTTCGCATATCGCTATCCGGGTAAATGACCTGGACCGGTCGATCAAGTTCTACACTGAGCTTTTTAACATCGGGCTGACCAGAAAAGGCGAGGACATGGCTTTCTTGAATACTCCGGGCACGCCGGATAGCTTCGCATTTTTCCGGTCCGACCAAAAGATAAGCCATGCCTGCGACCTTCATCATTTCGGGTTTTTTGTGAGCGAAGAGGACTTTAAAAAAGCTCTGGACTATATAGATAAAAACTCGATAAATATACTCGAGGGTCCCGGTGCCTGGTCAGACGGCACAAAATACGTATATATCGAAGACCCTGATGGCTACCGTGTGCAGATATCGACCGGATAG
- a CDS encoding PAS domain S-box protein: MAGEKILVVEDESIIALNLKNMLIGLGYNSAGIVSSGESAIKKATETKPDLVLMDIFLNGKMDGVEAAENIYKNLDIPVVYLTAYADEKTLQRAKATVPYGYLLKPFEENELYITIEIALYKHKMELKLKESEEKYRTLAEASTDGIFLKSFEGDILDCNIMACKMLGYTKEELTKFNMSDIIAPESAKKYPVLISDNKGLGNTFVESLVKKKNGLVFPVEVNTQIVNINGKQMAISYFRDITERKWMEERLKETMARHAAIVEAFDGLIYICSQNNDIEFMNQRLTERIGYNATGEKCYRVIFNQETICPWCRANQLSKDVSINGEFKDPRDGRDYRVISKRIDNPDGTMSTLVMLHEITGL, encoded by the coding sequence ATGGCAGGCGAAAAAATACTTGTGGTAGAAGATGAGTCCATAATTGCGTTAAACCTCAAAAATATGCTGATCGGCCTGGGGTATAATAGCGCAGGCATAGTATCTTCAGGCGAATCTGCCATAAAGAAAGCTACCGAGACAAAACCTGACCTTGTTTTAATGGATATTTTCCTTAACGGAAAAATGGACGGCGTCGAGGCCGCTGAAAATATCTATAAGAACCTTGACATCCCCGTCGTATATCTTACGGCATATGCGGATGAAAAGACATTACAGCGTGCAAAGGCCACGGTCCCTTATGGTTATCTGTTAAAACCATTCGAAGAGAACGAGCTGTATATCACTATCGAGATCGCTTTATACAAACATAAAATGGAACTGAAGCTAAAGGAAAGCGAGGAGAAGTACCGTACGCTGGCCGAAGCTTCTACTGACGGAATTTTCTTAAAGTCTTTCGAAGGCGATATTCTTGATTGCAACATCATGGCATGCAAGATGCTTGGCTACACCAAGGAAGAGCTTACAAAATTCAACATGTCGGATATAATCGCTCCCGAGTCCGCAAAAAAATATCCTGTTTTAATATCCGATAATAAGGGATTGGGAAACACCTTTGTGGAATCCCTCGTGAAAAAGAAGAACGGCCTGGTATTTCCGGTAGAGGTAAATACCCAGATCGTTAACATAAACGGAAAACAGATGGCAATATCGTACTTCAGGGACATCACCGAAAGAAAGTGGATGGAAGAACGGCTAAAGGAGACCATGGCGAGGCACGCGGCGATCGTGGAGGCCTTTGACGGCCTTATCTACATATGTTCCCAGAACAACGATATAGAGTTCATGAACCAGCGACTGACAGAAAGGATCGGGTATAACGCCACCGGTGAAAAATGTTATCGCGTCATATTTAACCAGGAAACGATATGTCCGTGGTGTAGAGCAAACCAGCTGTCAAAAGATGTGTCGATAAATGGCGAATTCAAAGATCCCAGGGACGGTCGCGATTACCGTGTCATCAGTAAGCGCATTGATAATCCGGATGGCACCATGTCCACACTCGTGATGCTGCATGAAATTACCGGGTTATAA
- a CDS encoding DUF5400 family protein — protein sequence MDMIYQVIALAIMLSAAVTGFITFRMSGMKLAIHFGALMLALVVTLAALATGIQTLVYGAAIIQVMAALTAYTQLWATLKYNFQTSPSYAPHIALVTMLPVFAIATLV from the coding sequence ATGGACATGATATATCAGGTAATAGCGCTGGCAATAATGTTAAGCGCCGCTGTCACGGGCTTCATTACGTTTCGAATGTCCGGGATGAAGCTGGCGATACACTTTGGCGCGTTAATGCTGGCTCTTGTGGTAACTCTCGCGGCTTTAGCCACGGGGATTCAAACACTGGTCTATGGGGCTGCTATCATACAGGTAATGGCCGCGCTGACCGCATATACGCAGCTATGGGCGACATTGAAGTACAACTTCCAGACATCGCCCTCTTATGCTCCGCATATCGCTCTTGTGACGATGCTCCCTGTATTCGCAATAGCTACGCTAGTGTAA